The Candidatus Margulisiibacteriota bacterium genome contains the following window.
GGTAACCCATGGAGATGATCCGGCCTTCTTTCACCAGGACGGCGCCGACCAGCGGGTCGGGGGTCGTCCGGCCTTCGGCCGATTTCGCCAGGCTTAACGCCTCGCGCATGAATCTTACGTCGTCTTCAGACCACATGGGTATTATAATAACACAGAAGGGCTAAAAATTTCGAACGCTGCGGGAGGCCTGGTCAAAGCGAAACAATAACTTTTGGAAGATAAATTCATCAATGTGGCCAAGCTCGGTCAAAGTGTAACCAAAGTAAGGTTCTTCCAATTGAGTCAAGGGCTGAATAATCCCTTCCGATTGGAACATCTGATCCCGTTCATAGAGGACAACTAGCGGTTCCGGCGCTGATTTGATGGCCAGATATTCCGCTATCCGCTGATAAAAGAGGGAAATGTCGTCTCTATTTCCACCGATCAAAAGGAGATTGGCGGAGCTGATATGGTCCGCAAGAACGTCCGCAACCTGACCCGCAAAGTTCCCGGGGATCATCGACATCGCCAGCGGGTTCAAAAACATATCGAAAACAATCCCCTTCTGGCTTCGGAGCGCCCGGGAAGCGCGCAAAGCCAGATCCCGGGAATAATTAAACGAATTGGGGTTAAGTACTGCTGGATCCTGGATCAAAGGGGGCAAGATAATATCATGCGCGGTGATGACCGCGTCATTATTCCGTTCAAGTTCCCGAACCGCCCTTTCCAATTGGTTGCCAATCAATTTATGTTTTACTGGGATCGAAACTTTCACCCGATCACTGAAAAAACCGCCGCTTTCGACGGGAAAAGCTTCATTTAGGCCGGTCAGCAAGGCGCTGGCGTTTGCTTGTCTGGCCTCAAAGGTCAGCCGGGCGATCATTAATGAGCCATCGTCCGCTTTCTGGACCGCGGCATTAAGTTCTTGCGCTCCACCCGCAGCGGCTATCTCCCCGGCGACAATCTTGGCGATTGTCGCGTTGACCAGTTTGGGGCATTCCCGCAACAGCTCGTCCAATCGCAGAAAATACTTCCCCAAAGCTTGGTCTAAACTATTCCCTGCAAACTTAAACCGGGCCTCCTCACTTTTACTCGCCATAAAATCGACAAAACGGAGCCTGGCCAGCGGCATCGTTAAAAGGCTCATGTAATCACGAGCTTGCGGCTCTCCCGCTGCTCGCAAACGTAAGATCCCCACCGATCCTTCCAGCGGCTTATTAATGTCCCAGGAAGTATCCTGGTGGGTCGCCCCAACTACGGTCATGCCAAGCTCCGGATCGGCGATAAAGGCCGCTTCCAGCGGCGTTACGCCATGCGGCAACAAAGCCTCATAATGCTTGATTTCGCCGTTTGCCCGAACCATCAGCGAGGTCACCTTGGCTTGCGCCAATGCTTTAACCATTACGACCTTATCACGTCGGTCGTGGACCGCGAAAAGCAGTTTCAACCAATCGGTCCTAAGCCAAGGAATATTAGGCTGCCGGAATTCCCCGTTTGGAGCATAGGCGTTATAAAGGACCCCTTCCTGCGATTGAGCTTGCATCTCCCGGGTCCGAATCTGAAAACGGAAAAGCGTTTCGCCCCGTAAGATCGCGGTGTGGATCGACTGATAGCCGTTGATCTTGGGATCTTTAATATAGTCATGCCAGTAACGGTCCATCGGGATCCCCAGCGAATGAACCACGTTCGTCATTTGATAGCAGTCTTCTTCTGTTTCAACCACGATCTGCAGCATCATAATGTCGGAAAGGTTGCGGACCTCTGTCCCCCGCAGCGCGGCAGTTTGGTCGGCTTTATAAACGGAGTTTGGTTTAGCGTTAATTTTCAACCCGCCGATCTTCGCTTCCAGGTAACGCCTGCCTTGCGGGGTCGCCAATAATTCGGCCGGTAGCCCGTTGGTAATTTTCTCCTGGAAACGACCGGCAATTTCACTTTTCAGCTGCTTGATCTCGTTCCGATTTTGCCACAGAACCGTTTCGATCCGCTTTTTTACTTCGGCATAATGAGCGGGATCAAGCTTTCTTAAAGCAAGATCGGAAAGATGGCGGGCCGGCTTCATCTGGCCGCACAACCAGAGGAGCGGAACATAAAAATCAAGCGCTTCGCGGCAATTCCGTTCCCGGTTCTCCCGCGGCAATTTGTCAGCGTCTTCCAGGTTGCAGATCCGGTCAACTGTTTTCAGCCGGAGCAGGCGAATGTCAGCGGCCAGAGCAAAAATGAACTTATCAATATTATGTTCGTTGATGTAATGGTCTTTCCCCAGCTGTTCAATCTTGGTCATGCCGTCAACGAGCCGGGCAACGTCAGGGCCAAACCTCTGTCGAACAAAGAGGAGATCGAAAGCGGTATCTTCGACGACATCATGCAACAGCGCTGCGATCAGTTCGTTCTCGTCGCCAACCTTAAAGAGTATCACCTCTTTTTCGGCTGAACCGATAGGGTGGACGGCATACAGATCGCCGCTGATCTTCCTGGTCTGGTTACGGTGGGCGTACAGGCAAACTCCGGCCGCCTCAAAGAAGCGGTCCAGGTCGAGCCGCGGATTGACCGCTCTGGCTTTTTCCGCCAGATCGGTAACCCGGGAAAGAAGCGGCGAAGCGTGCAAATATTGGCGGTAGAAAGAACTGTCCGCCGGAGGTTGGGAAAACCGCCCGGTTCTATGGGGTCCGCTGGGCCTGATCGGAGTGCTTGCCATGAAGATATATCATGACAATAAAAGGGAAATTTCAGCCGTTAGGCTTTCAGCTGTTTGATGACCGCCTGATAATCAGGCGCGTAAAAGATCGCTGAACCGGCGACCAAAACATTGGCCCCGGCCTTAACGACTTCTTTGTAGGTGTCGAGATTAATCCCGCCGTCGACTTCGATATCAACCAACAACTTCCGACTAACAATTTCCGACTTGAGAGCTTTAATCTTGGGCAAGATTTCCGACATAAATTTTTGCCCTTCAAAACCGGGGTTGACCGACATCAAGAGGACCATGGCAACTTTGTCCAGGACGTGAAAGATCGACTCGACCGGTGTGGCCGGATTGACGACTACTCCCGGCTTAACATTGTTCTGCCGGATTAGCTCTAAATCGCTATCCAGGTTTTTGGACGCTTCGACGTGTATGGTAATGATATCCGCTCCCGCCTTGGCAAAATCCGGGATGTAGCGGTCCGGGTTCTCGATCATCAGGTGGACGTCAAGCGGCAGCTTGGTTATCTTCCGGCAGGCCTTGACGACCAACGGACCGATGGTGATATTGGGGACAAAATGGCCGTCCATGACGTCGATATGGATCAGGTCGGCGCCGGCCGCTTCAACTTTCTTGATCTCGGCTTCCAGCGTCCGGAAGTCAGCCGAGAGAATCGAGGGGGCGATCTTTATCGTCATTCTGTTTCCTCCGTAACTATTCCCGTGGTTGAGATGAGCAGGTCGATACCGCGCCCAAGGTCAACCATTTCTCCGGGCAGGGGCTCCTGGGCCAGGACCGTCCCTTCCGTCAAATCGGGGTTTCTTTCCCGGCGGATGTCGCCGAGTTTTAGTTCCGCCGCGTCGATCATTTTGGCCGCCTGGCTGAAAGGTTTGCCGATCAGGTCAGGGGCCGCGACTTTTTGTTTGCCGGAGCTGACCATCAGGGTCACCGCTCGGCCGACTTTTACTCGCCGTCCCGCTTCGGGCCGCTGGGAGACGACCGTCCCGGCCGGGAAATTCTGGTAAACCTCACCGCCGTCCAAGACTTTGAGTTCCGCTTCCTTAAGTCTGGCCGCCGCATCGGGTTTTGAAAGGCCGACCACGTCAGGAACGGCCACTTCCGGCAAAGCGTCAAAATAGACCAGGTAAATATAGCCGGCAAGGACCGGCGAAAGGATAAAAATAATTATCGCCGGAATAACGAGCCGCGGCGCCGGCAATCGCAGCTTCACGACCAGCAGGCCGATGACCAAGCTGACAACGGCGGCAAAGACTAGATAGAGCGCCAAATAACCGGTCATTTATTTCCCCAAATAAAAGGCGTAGACGACGCCAAAGGCAATACTGATAAAAAGAAGAACCGCGAGGAGCCAGCTCTTATGTTTCCCTTTTTCCGGCAGGACCAGGATCGTTTCCCCGTTTTTTTTGACCTGAGCGACCGGTTGAGGCGGCGGCGGAGCGTCAACGACAACGCCATACTGGGTCACGACCCCTTCAAAAAGCTTCACAAACTCATCGTTGATCTTAGGCGGGAGGGGAAGCGCTTTGCTCGCCAGGCTTTCCCGGACCTCGCCGGCGGTTTGGAAGCGGACGATCGGGTCACGTTGCAGAAGTTTGAATAAAATATCCCCCAAATAGCCCGGCAGAAAAGAAAGCTGCGACCGGGGGACGAGACAGGAACTTTGCATTTTTCTTAAATGAGCGGCAAGGCCGCCGGTTTTGAGCAGCGGCTGGCCGGTCAAGAGCTCATACATGATCAATCCGACGGAGTAAAGATCGGAGGCCGGGGTCAGCGGGGCCCCCTCCAGACCTTCCGGCGAAGCGTAGGCCAGTCCGGCCATTAGCTCCAAGATCTTCTGCGGCAGAGCCTCTTTGATCTCCCCTTTGATCACAAAATCGGTGATCTTTACCCCGCCTTGCTCGTCGATAAATATATTTTCCGGGGTCAGAGAGCCGTGCAGCACCCCCTTGGCGTGGGTCGTCTCCAAGGCCGAGAGGATCTGTTCGATGATCAGGATCGCCTGATCGGGCTCGATCTTCCCCGCCGCCAGTTTGTCGCGCAAGTTTTTGCCGGGGACATATTCCCGAATATAGTAAAAGCCCTGCCAACCGTAATCGCCGTCAATTAGTTTGGCGATCGAGGGGTGGGAAATCAGGGAAAAATCCTTAACGCTGAACTTCATCCCTTTGATCAGGGAGGAGTTGAGGGTCCCCCGCTTGTAGATCTTGATGATCAGCGGCTTTTCGGTCCCGACATAAGTTCCGCGATAGGTGACGCTAAAATTGCTTTCGGAGATCTTGTTGCCGATCGTATAGCGGCTCTTAAGGAGCTGTTCCATAAGTGGGTAAATTATATCACAAAACCACCGCTCCCGATCCCTTCCCTCGGCAACATGGTGATATAATATACAGGTGAAATACCATTTTGTCAGTTTAGGCTGCCCGAAAAACCTGGCCGACACCGAAGTCATGATGGGTTCGGTCGCCGCCGGCGGGAACGAGCTCACCGCCAACCCGGCCGAAGCGGAGATCATTGTCGTCAATACCTGCGCCTTCCTGAAACCGGCCCGGGAAGAAGCGCTCAAGGTCCTGCGGGAAATGGTCGCCTGGAAAAAAAAGGGGCGCTGCCGCAAGGTTTACGTCGCCGGTTGCCTGCCGCAATGGCTCAAAGAAGTCGGGAATGTCCGGCTCCCCGCGATCGACGGCGAAGTAGACAGCATCGGCCTCTTTAACTGCGCCGCTCCCCGGCTGAAAGCGACCCCAAAATGGTTCGCCTACGTCAAGATCGCCGAAGGGTGCGACAACCGCTGTTCCTACTGCCT
Protein-coding sequences here:
- a CDS encoding HD domain-containing protein gives rise to the protein MASTPIRPSGPHRTGRFSQPPADSSFYRQYLHASPLLSRVTDLAEKARAVNPRLDLDRFFEAAGVCLYAHRNQTRKISGDLYAVHPIGSAEKEVILFKVGDENELIAALLHDVVEDTAFDLLFVRQRFGPDVARLVDGMTKIEQLGKDHYINEHNIDKFIFALAADIRLLRLKTVDRICNLEDADKLPRENRERNCREALDFYVPLLWLCGQMKPARHLSDLALRKLDPAHYAEVKKRIETVLWQNRNEIKQLKSEIAGRFQEKITNGLPAELLATPQGRRYLEAKIGGLKINAKPNSVYKADQTAALRGTEVRNLSDIMMLQIVVETEEDCYQMTNVVHSLGIPMDRYWHDYIKDPKINGYQSIHTAILRGETLFRFQIRTREMQAQSQEGVLYNAYAPNGEFRQPNIPWLRTDWLKLLFAVHDRRDKVVMVKALAQAKVTSLMVRANGEIKHYEALLPHGVTPLEAAFIADPELGMTVVGATHQDTSWDINKPLEGSVGILRLRAAGEPQARDYMSLLTMPLARLRFVDFMASKSEEARFKFAGNSLDQALGKYFLRLDELLRECPKLVNATIAKIVAGEIAAAGGAQELNAAVQKADDGSLMIARLTFEARQANASALLTGLNEAFPVESGGFFSDRVKVSIPVKHKLIGNQLERAVRELERNNDAVITAHDIILPPLIQDPAVLNPNSFNYSRDLALRASRALRSQKGIVFDMFLNPLAMSMIPGNFAGQVADVLADHISSANLLLIGGNRDDISLFYQRIAEYLAIKSAPEPLVVLYERDQMFQSEGIIQPLTQLEEPYFGYTLTELGHIDEFIFQKLLFRFDQASRSVRNF
- the rpe gene encoding ribulose-phosphate 3-epimerase; this translates as MTIKIAPSILSADFRTLEAEIKKVEAAGADLIHIDVMDGHFVPNITIGPLVVKACRKITKLPLDVHLMIENPDRYIPDFAKAGADIITIHVEASKNLDSDLELIRQNNVKPGVVVNPATPVESIFHVLDKVAMVLLMSVNPGFEGQKFMSEILPKIKALKSEIVSRKLLVDIEVDGGINLDTYKEVVKAGANVLVAGSAIFYAPDYQAVIKQLKA
- a CDS encoding PASTA domain-containing protein, whose protein sequence is MTGYLALYLVFAAVVSLVIGLLVVKLRLPAPRLVIPAIIIFILSPVLAGYIYLVYFDALPEVAVPDVVGLSKPDAAARLKEAELKVLDGGEVYQNFPAGTVVSQRPEAGRRVKVGRAVTLMVSSGKQKVAAPDLIGKPFSQAAKMIDAAELKLGDIRRERNPDLTEGTVLAQEPLPGEMVDLGRGIDLLISTTGIVTEETE
- a CDS encoding serine/threonine-protein kinase, which codes for MEQLLKSRYTIGNKISESNFSVTYRGTYVGTEKPLIIKIYKRGTLNSSLIKGMKFSVKDFSLISHPSIAKLIDGDYGWQGFYYIREYVPGKNLRDKLAAGKIEPDQAILIIEQILSALETTHAKGVLHGSLTPENIFIDEQGGVKITDFVIKGEIKEALPQKILELMAGLAYASPEGLEGAPLTPASDLYSVGLIMYELLTGQPLLKTGGLAAHLRKMQSSCLVPRSQLSFLPGYLGDILFKLLQRDPIVRFQTAGEVRESLASKALPLPPKINDEFVKLFEGVVTQYGVVVDAPPPPQPVAQVKKNGETILVLPEKGKHKSWLLAVLLFISIAFGVVYAFYLGK